The proteins below are encoded in one region of Labeo rohita strain BAU-BD-2019 chromosome 15, IGBB_LRoh.1.0, whole genome shotgun sequence:
- the LOC127177593 gene encoding thymus-specific serine protease, translating into MMSVMSWVALILLIDLVCSGQIFWRMKDHVYKIQQARTKQHVTHTSTAIPKKGTIHQPLNHFDRKNDKTIPQNFFVNDAYWQHSDGPVFLYIGGEGPLSKFSVLFGHHVDMAERHGALLVALEHRFYGKSINPNGLETENLRDLSSQQALADLAVFHHYISQRFSLSYKNTWISFGGSYAGALSAWLRGKFPHLIYGAVASSAPVQAQLDFSSYNRVVGYSLMNEAVGGSKKCVAEVKGVFAAVEAALQMGNEVEVGKDFGCCETPFKPEDKAELLQSLADIFMGTVQYNEEGVAFTITEICDIMTNKSEQNGQKQEAYDRLVKLAAMYRAREKVPCLDVSHEKLVADLSNTTATSSYRQWFYQTCTEFGFFQTCEDTSCPFSHMLTIRSQTELCSRIFDIPQDRLPVHIDFTNQYYGGNRPQTSRVLYVNGNIDPWTELSVVWNDTMVDNDRVILIDGTAHCMDMNSDKSMDKPALHQARKEIGRRVAMWLKSAALAP; encoded by the exons ATGATGTCTGTGATGAGTTGGGTTGCATTGATTCTGCTTATTGACCTGGTTTGCTCTG GTCAAATTTTCTGGAGAATGAAGGACCATGTGTATAAAATCCAGCAAGCCAGAACAAAACAGCATGTGACACACACTTCCACTGCCATTCCCAAAAAAGGCACAATTCACCAACCCCTGAACCACTTTGACaggaaaaatgacaaaaccatTCCACAG AACTTCTTTGTGAACGACGCTTATTGGCAGCATTCAGATGGACCAGTCTTTCTCTACATAGGAGGAGAGGGTCCACTCTCTAAATTCAGTGTATTGTTCG GCCACCATGTAGACATGGCAGAGAGACATGGAGCACTGCTGGTGGCTCTGGAGCACCGCTTTTATGGGAAGAGCATCAACCCCAATGGTCTAGAAACAGAGAACCTGAGAGATCTCTCCAGCCAGCAAGC TTTGGCCGACCTGGCTGTGTTCCATCATTATATCAGCCAACGTTTCAGCCTTTCCTATAAGAACACCTGGATCAGCTTCGGGGGTTCCTATGCTGGAGCTCTCTCAGCTTGGTTAAGAGGAAAG TTTCCTCATCTTATCTATGGAGCAGTGGCATCCTCTGCCCCTGTTCAAGCTCAGCTGGACTTTAGCTCTTATAATAGG gtgGTTGGTTATAGTCTTATGAATGAGGCAGTGGGCGGCTCTAAAAAG TGTGTAGCAGAAGTGAAAGGGGTGTTTGCAGCAGTAGAGGCAGCTCTGCAAATGGGGAATGAGGTAGAGGTGGGAAAAGACTTTGGCTGTTGTGAGACCCCTTTCAAACCAGAGGACAAGGCAGAACTGTTGCAGAGTTTGGCTGATATCTTCATGGGGACCGTACAGTACAATGAGGAGGGGGTTGCATTCACCATCACGGAAATTTGTGACATCATGACCAATAAGAGTGAACAGAATGGACAGAAGCAGGAGGCGTATGACCGTTTGGTCAAACTAGCAGCG ATGTACCGTGCCAGAGAGAAAGTCCCATGTCTGGATGTTTCTCACGAAAAGCTTGTGGCTGATCTCAGTAACACTACAGCTACATCCAGTTACAGACAGTGGTTCTACCAGACCTGCACTGAGTTTGGCTTCT TTCAGACGTGTGAGGACACTAGCTGCCCCTTCTCACATATGTTAACCATTCGGTCTCAGACTGAACTCTGCTCCCGAATCTTTGACATCCCTCAGGACCGTCTGCCAGTCCACATTGACTTTACCAACCAGTACTACGGAGGGAACCGGCCTCAAACATCAAGAGTGCTCTATGTCAATG GCAACATTGACCCATGGACGGAGCTAAGCGTGGTGTGGAATGACACTATGGTGGACAATGACAGAGTCATTCTTATCGATGGCACCGCCCACTGTATGGACATGAACTCAGATAAATCAATGGATAAACCTGCATTGCACCAAGCCAGGAAG GAGATTGGAAGACGTGTGGCCATGTGGCTCAAAAGTGCAGCATTGGCACCTTAA
- the ech1 gene encoding delta(3,5)-Delta(2,4)-dienoyl-CoA isomerase, mitochondrial has translation MAFILSSAFRKQALLIPFINAVRGMSSSGGPTPPFTTLSVSRPAETVTHVEICRPEKRNAMNKAFWLEMVDCFSQIAEDSECRVVVFSGAGKLFTSGIDLMGMASDILQPEGDDTARISWNVRRIIAKYQETFSVIEKCPKPVIVAVHGACIGGGVDLITACDIRLCTQDAWFQVKEVDIGLAADVGTLQRLPRVIGSRSLVNELAFTARKMYADEAKSCGLVSRVFPDKETMMAGALEMAGEIASKSPVAVQGTKVNLIYSRDHSVPEALNYINTWNMSMLQTQDLMKSAQAAMEKKSLKNITFSKL, from the exons ATGGCTTTTATATTGAGTTCTGCGTTCAGAA AACAGGCTCTGTTGATACCGTTCATAAACGCTGTTAGAGGAATGTCTTCATCAGGAGGGCCTACACCCCCTTTCACAACCCTGTCCGTCAGCCGGCCAGCTGAGACTGTTACTCATGTGGAGATCTGCCGCCCGGAGAAACGCAATGCAATGAACAAGGCATTCTGGCT TGAAATGGTTGACTGCTTCAGTCAGATAGCTGAGGACTCAGAGTGTCGTGTCGTGGTTTTCTCAGGTGCTGGAAAGCTCTTCACTTCAG GTATTGACCTAATGGGCATGGCCAGTGATATTCTACAGCCTGAAGGCGATGACACGGCCAGGATCTCATGGAACGTGCGCCGCATTATAGCTAAATACCAAGAGACCTTCTCTGTTATTGAAAAG TGTCCAAAACCAGTGATTGTGGCCGTTCATGGAGCATGTATAGGAGGAG GCGTGGACTTAATCACAGCATGTGATATACGACTGTGTACGCAGGATGCCTGGTTTCAGGTCAAG GAGGTTGACATTGGTTTGGCAGCTGATGTTGGAACTTTGCAACGTCTCCCCAGAGTGATTGGAAGTCGAAG TCTAGTGAATGAGTTGGCTTTCACTGCAAGAAAGATGTACGCTGATGAAGCCAAGAGCTGTGGACTGGTCAG TCGTGTTTTCCCGGATAAAGAGACTATGAtggctggagctctggagatgGCAGGAGAGATTGCCAGCAAAAGTCCTGTGGCAGTCCAGGGAACTAAAGTCAATCTCATTTACTCCAGAGACCACAGTGTTCCAGAGGCCCTGAATTACATA AACACCTGGAATATGAGCATGCTTCAAACCCAAGATTTAATGAAGTCAGCTCAGGCAGCAATGGAGAAGAAAAGCCTCAAAAACATTACTTTCTCTAAGCTCTGA
- the mrps22 gene encoding 28S ribosomal protein S22, mitochondrial: MAAFSATRCLVRSYFCVKCVDHVQTRLQTTTRTFCVSASRSSSTDVPKAQFTDTEVQDILTKITGLDLKKVFRPIRQQLTPPKYKLMTDTELEEAVRKAEEQAKQLLKMPPVLPERKPINEVLSEDQMLEGMDTANYVFTDINFNVPHRERFIVVREPSGTLRKATWNERDRIIQIYFPKEGRKITPPPIFKEENLRVVFEQDRHEDVLNQCVAQFEPDSAEFKNVLMLTYEDIEKHGKYDLLRSTRFFGGLAWHLVNGQRIDGLLVDMLQRDLLPDAVRLVRLFNLVHPQSESAQHAQRQQATDLDLLKIYAQYESKRAGFIELAVQTYEQTKALSSF; the protein is encoded by the exons ATGGCTGCGTTCAGTGCCACAAGGTGTTTAGTAAGGTCTTATTTTTGCGTTAAATGTGTAGATCATGTGCAAACGCGTTTGCAGACTACTACACGAACGTTCTGTGTATCAGCATCACGCAGCA GTTCCACGGATGTACCTAAAGCTCAGTTCACAGACACAGAGGTTCAAGACATTCTGACCAAAATCACAGGTCTGGACCTGAAGAAAGTGTTCCGACCCATAAGACAGCAGCTAACGCCACCTAAATACAAGCTTATGACAGACACCGAATTAGAGGAG GCAGTGCGTAAGGCAGAGGAACAGGCAAAACAATTGCTGAAGATGCCACCGGTCCTGCCTGAAAGGAAGCCCATAAATGAAGTGCTCTCTGAAGATCAGATGCTAGAAGGCATGGACACAGCTAATTATGTCTTCACCGACATAAACTTTAACGTCCCGCATCGA GAAAGATTCATAGTTGTGCGAGAGCCCAGTGGAACCCTAAGAAAAGCGACATGGAATGAAAGAGATAggataatacaaatttatttccCCAAAGAGGGTCGCAAGATCACACCACCACCCATCTTTAAGGAAGAAAACCTTAGG GTGGTCTTTGAACAGGATAGACACGAGGATGTGCTAAACCAATGCGTTGCCCAATTTGAGCCAGACTCTGCAGAATTTAAGAAT GTGCTCATGCTGACCTATGAGGACATTGAAAAGCATGGAAAATATGATCTGCTTAGATCCACACGTTTCTTTGGTGGTTTGGCCTGGCATCTGGTTAATGGGCAGCGAATTGATGGTCTTCTTGTGGACATGTTACAGAGAGACTT GCTGCCGGATGCAGTGAGGTTGGTACGTCTGTTTAACTTGGTCCATCCTCAGAGTGAGTCTGCGCAGCATGCTCAAAGACAACAGGCCACTGACCTGGACTTGCTCAAG ATCTATGCCCAGTATGAGTCAAAAAGAGCTGGATTCATTGAGTTGGCGGTGCAAACGTATGAACAGACCAAAGCACTGAGCTCTTTTTAA